The Phoenix dactylifera cultivar Barhee BC4 unplaced genomic scaffold, palm_55x_up_171113_PBpolish2nd_filt_p 000288F, whole genome shotgun sequence sequence agaggaggaagaagaagaagaggagagagagaaaaaccatccctttcttcctctctctctctctcttgtttcttcgctcttctctctctaatatccctatttctctctctaaaagaCCAGAACCCAGTAAGAGAGGTCCCATCCTTGGTTCAACCTTTCTTTCTCTACTTGATTTGTAGATCCTAAACCGATTTATCCAGTTAGAACTTGAAGCCTCTATTTCAGGTTGCTTAGAGCTTTTTAAGTTGTACTTAGATTTTTAAATAGTAAATAGCAAGTAATTTATTCTTCTTAAACAATTTTTGATAGGTGCAGTGGATTTGCCCAACTGAACCTAATGATCTTTAGGCGACAGAGCTAAGTGACCCCGgcataaatattataaattttaaattaccGGTCAATTTTATAGTAACATGCAATTTTTTTCATGATCATAATTCATACGTAAATCATTTACAATAAAGTATTCAATAAGAATGCTATTTGTCCAAGAACTTAGATCATTTCcaatcatatgcttgatcctaagTATTCAATAAGAATGTTTGTAGTCGAAAGTTTCATATACTCCCTTTCTCTTGCTAAGCTCTATGTGGCTGTTTGGATTCTAGATGAAGAAAGAGGATATCTTGTCAAGGTTTCTGGTGCAGAAGACGAAGGACCCGAAGAATTTGAATGATCAGTACCTTAGAGACATAATATTGAACTTCATAATTGCCGGGAGAGACACGACGGCGGTCACTCTTTCTTGGTTCTTCTACATGCTTTGCAAGCATCCATCTCTGCAAGAAAAGCTTGCTCAAGAAATAAAGGAAGCAACCAAAACAAATGACAGCATATCGATTGCAGATTTTCCCTCCAGTTGACTGACGAGGCACTTGACAAGATGCAGTATCTCCATGCAGCTCTGACTGAGACACTGAGGATATATCCTGCTGTCCCTGAGGTCATCTGTTATTCCAATGAAATTAATTTATCGACAAAAAGTTAACTATATTTTAATTGTTTTGGCGTATAATGACACAATTGGTTTTACCTTCCATGTTGAAGGACCCAAAGATTTGTTTCTCTGATGACACTCTGCCGGGTGGATTCGATGTAAAGAAAGGGGACATGGTATGCTTTCTACCTTATTCGATGGGGAGAATGAAAGTCCTGTTGGGAGTGGATGCAGAAGTTTTCCGTCCGGAGAGATGGCTCGATGAAAATGGGGTTTCCGACCTGAGAAACCCTTCAAGTTCACTGCCTTTCAGGTAATACTTCTTTACTTGAATTGAGTTTTATTCTACGTTAGCATAAATTTTGGGCTCAATAATTGTTCAATCTGTGTTCATAAATTTCTTATGTTTGGCTTGATTGTAGGCTTGCTCAAGCTTGAATTAGAAGTACACAAGCTGGACTTAATCCTAGGTATTTAGGCTCCAAATGTTTTCAATTTGGGATGCACATTGTATATCCGTGATCAACCACTGTATTCAAATCAATGGCTGAAATCAGATTCTAAACCTAAAAGCTTAAGTTCGAAGTAGGTAGAACTAAGGTGTTATATGGCAAGTTGTCTAAATGGTTTAATGGATTATTCATTATATTTGCTCAAACaatgattttgattttttttgtgtcTGTGTGTTTTTCTGAATGAAGCTGGTGGACTAGGAGTCCATCAGCTTCATTCAGAAAAATGGCGATTTGTGTGATTCTAGCTAGGCTGCTAGAAACaa is a genomic window containing:
- the LOC120105455 gene encoding cytochrome P450 704C1-like; the protein is MQYLHAALTETLRIYPAVPEDPKICFSDDTLPGGFDVKKGDMVCFLPYSMGRMKVLLGVDAEVFRPERWLDENGVSDLRNPSSSLPFRLAQA